The region CCAAAAAGCCATCGATAAATCGCCGTTTTTTATTGAAGAAAGTCGTGGCAATAGTTCGGAACCGCTGCATAAATGCCGTCGCCGTTACTCTGATCTCCTCTGATCTCAAATTAACCCGCGATTTCTTTTATGGCATAAATACCCTGATCTCGAATGGACCGGCAATGACCCGTATAGCGTCCGTGCCCTTTGGGTCTTGCATTCGAGTTCTGTGTTAAAGGATCGGCTCAACACAAAGGTCACTGAGTTGGAGACACAGAGAACACGGAGAAAAAACTAGTTAGATTTTCAAATTTACCCGTTACCGAAATAACTGAGTTTTTGCGTTATTTACCCGTTTGCGTGAAAATCAGAGTTTATGACTACACGCGTTCGTTTTGCGCCGTCTCCGACAGGCTATTTACATATCGGTTCCGCGAGGACCGCACTTTTTAACTATCTTTACGCCAGACACACGGGCGGTAAGTTTCTATTGAGAATAGAAGATACTGACCTTGCGCGTTCTACTGAAGAGTCAACACGTTCGATTCTCGACGGGCTTGCGTGGCTCGAGCTTAACCACGACGAAGACATCATCTTCCAGTCGGACAATGCTGACAAGCACCGTGCGACAGCATTAAAATTGCTCGAAGAAGGCAAGGCCTATCGCGATTTCACTCCAAAAGTCGCGCCGTCTGACGCAAATGTAAAAGACGCGATCAAAGATCGTGCCCGAGCCGGACAAGGCGAAAAGAATATGCGCGACAATCCGTATCGCGACCTTTCGACCGAAGAAAGTGATGCACGAGCCGCTGCCGGAGAGCCTTTTGCGATACGTTTGAAAGTCGCTGCAACGGGCAAAACCTCTTTCGAAGATAGTGTGTACGGATTGCAGGAACGCGATTACGCCGAAACCGAAGATCTGGTACTTCTCCGCTCTGATAGTCATCCGCTCTATAATCTTGCTGTCGTTTGCGACGACATCGAGATGCAGATCACGCACGTCATACGCGGACAAGATCATCTCACCAACGCGCACAAACAAATTCTTATATACGAAGCGCTCGGTGTCACGCCGCCCACATTTGCCCATCTGCCGCTGATAATGGCTCCGAACAAGGGCAAACTGTCAAAACGCAAACACGGCGAAGTCGTTTCGATGACAACGTATCGTGACGCCGGTTTTCTCGCTGCTGCATTTCGCAATTTTCTCGCATTGCTTGGCTGGTCG is a window of Chloracidobacterium sp. DNA encoding:
- a CDS encoding glutamate--tRNA ligase, whose amino-acid sequence is MTTRVRFAPSPTGYLHIGSARTALFNYLYARHTGGKFLLRIEDTDLARSTEESTRSILDGLAWLELNHDEDIIFQSDNADKHRATALKLLEEGKAYRDFTPKVAPSDANVKDAIKDRARAGQGEKNMRDNPYRDLSTEESDARAAAGEPFAIRLKVAATGKTSFEDSVYGLQERDYAETEDLVLLRSDSHPLYNLAVVCDDIEMQITHVIRGQDHLTNAHKQILIYEALGVTPPTFAHLPLIMAPNKGKLSKRKHGEVVSMTTYRDAGFLAAAFRNFLALLGWSAGEEQEIYSLDELITKFSLDGIHRSNAVFNFTENDPRRWTDDKAQWMNAEYIRTMPINDLLPFVKPELKAAKLWRDEYEDDDKAWFENTINLIRQRFFTLKDFSSQGRAYFSEDYDFDPAAIEKNLSKFPDLKMWLPELADRFEAEFENKPFDEENIETVVKAFTEEKGTKLGVIMNGARTLLTGVAVGPSMLSVFESLGKERVILRLRSQIVWNA